The Haloarchaeobius sp. HME9146 genome includes a region encoding these proteins:
- a CDS encoding universal stress protein, with amino-acid sequence MDRGLVLIEESDDHRRLLSEAVEHAVGAGADLVLLTTMTEKQFEDDAETLESIGRSENTNYDSNTVLDGAVADIEAFAGDQIPDDIETTVVARVTDRPAKALLDVADKRDCDHVFVLGERRSPTGKALFGDVAQQVALNFDGYVTLSTR; translated from the coding sequence ATGGACCGAGGATTAGTACTCATCGAGGAGAGCGACGACCATCGTCGTCTACTGTCGGAAGCGGTCGAACACGCCGTCGGTGCAGGGGCGGATCTCGTCCTGTTGACGACGATGACGGAGAAACAGTTCGAAGACGATGCGGAGACACTGGAGTCTATCGGGCGAAGTGAGAACACGAACTACGACAGCAACACCGTGCTCGACGGCGCAGTTGCGGACATCGAGGCGTTCGCCGGGGACCAGATTCCGGACGACATAGAGACTACTGTGGTCGCTCGGGTGACTGACAGGCCGGCGAAGGCGCTACTCGACGTCGCGGACAAGCGAGACTGTGACCACGTCTTCGTCCTGGGGGAGCGGCGTTCTCCGACCGGGAAGGCGCTCTTCGGGGACGTCGCACAGCAGGTCGCCCTGAACTTCGACGGGTACGTGACGCTTTCGACCCGCTGA